A genomic region of Ornithorhynchus anatinus isolate Pmale09 chromosome 7, mOrnAna1.pri.v4, whole genome shotgun sequence contains the following coding sequences:
- the ASCL5 gene encoding achaete-scute homolog 5, whose translation MNNNLCRALVERRSVATSSCMQLGLAPPPSLPHLPPAEALTNVPFLLYPANVEHTYYDAYGNGFPYVPFHGPFGIYDYPFEPAFIQKRNERERQRVKCVNEGYARLRGHLPGTVSEKRLSKVETLRAAVRYIKYLQDLLNRASEGPVADTTDGSTPRSPTLRPPPAPTSDCPSDDGEAKVSSSSAPESSSPSRFSSSPFCESEEPSR comes from the coding sequence ATGAACAACAACTTGTGCCGGGCCCTGGTGGAGAGGCGATCTGTGGCCACGTCGAGCTGTATGCAGCTGGGGCTAGCCCCACCTCccagtctcccccacctcccaccagcaGAAGCTTTGACCAATGTCCCTTTCCTGCTCTACCCTGCCAATGTGGAGCACACCTACTACGATGCCTATGGGAACGGGTTTCCCTACGTCCCTTTCCATGGCCCCTTTGGGATCTATGACTACCCCTTCGAGCCAGCCTTCATCCAGAAGAGGAacgagagggaaaggcagagggtgAAATGCGTTAACGAGGGCTATGCCCGCCTCCGGGGCCACCTGCCCGGCACGGTGTCCGAGAAGCGACTCAGCAAGGTGGAAACGTTGCGGGCCGCGGTCAGATACATCAAGTATCTGCAGGACCTGCTGAACAGAGCCTCTGAAGGGCCGGTGGCCGACACCACGGATGGCAGCACCCCCCGCAGCCCCACTCTAcggcctcctccagcccctacctCAGACTGCCCCAGCGATGATGGGGAAGCCAAAGTGTCTTCCTCTTCAGCCCCGGAGTCTTCTTCACCTTcccgcttttcctcttcccccttctgtgAATCGGAGGAGCCCAGTCGCTGA